A region of the Stieleria neptunia genome:
GTGCCCGGGCCGCACGTCGAACAGGCCAAAGCGATGTTGGCCGACTTGGGGATCGAGCAGGAAGCCGAAACACTGCCCACCGCGGAGCCCCCCTCCAGCTTTGACGATGCGATGGAAAAGGCGACGCAGGTCTTGAACGTGACCAGCGATTTGGAAGAAGCGCTCAAGGTCATCCAAGCCCAGAAGCAAACGCCTCAACTGAAACAACAGATCGACGACATTCAAAAGCAGATCGACGAATCGTATCGAATCGGCGTGCAAGTCCTTCGCGGCGGGTTGGCGATGGTGACGCCCGACACCAACATCGAATCGCTTAACCAGGCGCGTCAGATTTTGGCGTACTTCCTGTACCAGTCCAAGCGGCTTCGTGAGACCGTGGTGGTGGGGAACTTCTTGGCACGCCATGCCCCCGGCACCGAACTGGGACTCAAAGGCGGCTTGATGGCGCTGACCAGCATGCAGTTGCTGTTGGCCGAAGTCCCCGATGATGCCAACGAAGGTTTGATCCGGCAGCTGGAATCACTCGGCAACTTTTTGGCCAAGACCTGGCCGGATGACCCCAACGCCGCCGCCGCCCAAGGTCTGCAGATCCGATTGTTGCTCAAGAAAGACGACTTCGACGGCGCCCAGCAGTTGATCGATCAGATGGCCGCCGGCAACGAACGGGCATCGTTCAAACGCTTGCTCGGTCAGCTGTTGTGGAACCAATCGATCGTGGCACGGACCCAAGAGAGCGATGACGCCAAGTCGGAGAGATTGTTGGACCGCGCCAAGCAGAATCTGCAATCCGGGTTGGACGAGATCGAAGGCAATCTGATCGAAGTCGAGGGCATGCAAGCCGCCACGGTGCTGGCCAAGATTCATCTGATGCAACAGGACAGCGCCGCCGCCCTCAAGGTCCTTGATCATCCGAAGTACGGTCCACTGGAATGGATCACCAAACTCGGCAAGCAGTCGGAATCCTTCGCCGGTGAGTTGTACAGCACCGAACTGAAGGCCTTGGTCGGACAGATGCTCGAGTCGGACACGCCGGAATCCTATCTGGATCGGATGACCGCCACGATGGAAAAACTTCGCAAGGCGTACCAGGGAGAAGAATCGCAAACCAGGCTGACACAGACCTACATGCGTTTGGCCAACGATCTGAAATCACAACTCGACACCGCCACGCCGGCCAGAAAGACCAAGTTGATCGAAGCATTTCGTGTGATGCTGCAACGCATCTCCGACGCCACCAACGACAACGCGACCCTGCGGTGGGTCGGCCAGACGCTGATGTCGATGGGCGAGGCTTCGATGGAGCAAGGTCAGGTCAAGGCGACCGGTCAGGCCAAGGACTTGTTGAACCAAGCCGTCGCAACGTTTAAAGCGCTGCCCGATCAAGACAACCCGACGACCGCCTATCTGTTGGGACTCTCCCAGCGGTTGGTGGGCGAGTACAAGGACTCGATCGACACGTTTGACAAATTGTTGAAGCAAAAACCGCTGATGCTGGAAGCCCAGGTCGAAGCCGCCCAGGCCTACGAATCCTGGGCCGGCAGCCTGCCGCCCAACATCGCCTACAAAGCCTACCGGGCCGCCTTGGAAGGCGCTCGTCCGGGCAAGGACAAAAAGAATGTCATCTGGGGTTGGGCGGAGATCAGCAGCAAGACCAGCAAGATGATCAATCGCAATGAAAACTTTAAGGAGAAATTTTTTGAATCCCGCTACCACGTCGCTCTCTGCTTGTACCTGATGGGAAAAGCCGGAAAGCGGGACGACGATACCAAGAAAGCGATCAAGGTGATTCGAGAAGCGGCCACGTTGTTCCCCGACCTCGGCGGTCCCAAACGACGGGCCGAGTACGACGCGCTGATGAAGGAAGCGCAACGCTCGGTCGGCCAAAACCCCGTCGGGATCGCCAAGCCCCAACCTCAACCGAACTAGAGTCCGCCGCCTCTTTTATCCACTGACAACACGTTCAACCTTTGCGTCCCACGATAACACGATTCATGACCCACCCTCGCCTACTCTGCCTCTCCGTTGTTGCCGCCGTTTTCAGCTTCGGTCTCATGATCGAGGATGCCCAGGCGCAACTCGATCGTGTCTACACCTACGACTCCGGGACCGCGTCCAGCGGCACCATCACAACGGTGACCAAGAACGGCATCCAACTGAAGGTCGGAGCGAACACGAAAAATTTCAGCGAAGACGAGATTCGCAAGGTCGCCTTCCAAGGCGATCCGCCGCCCTTGGCACGCGCCCGCGAGTTTGCCATCGACGGCCAATACGAACAGGCACTCGACGAATTGAAGGCGCTCGACTTCAACACGCTCTCACGAGAACTGATCAAAGTTGACGCCGCGTATTATCGGTTCCTCTCTCGTGCCAAGTTGGCTTTGGCCGGACAAGGCGATCGCAAAGCCGCGACAGCCGAAGGAATCAGTTTCGCCACCAGCAATCGTGATTCATTCCACTTCTATTCAGTCGCCAAACTGTTGGGCGATCTCGCGCTGGCGCAAAAACAGCACGCCAAAGCGCTCCAGTTCTACGGTGCCCTCGCCCAAGCACCGTCGACGGAGTCCAAAATCCAATCGCGTTACCTGATCGGCGTCACGATGCTGGAGCAAGACGACATTCCGGGAGCGGAGAAAGCGTTTTCGGATGTCGCGTCCGTGGAGGTCAATTCGACCAGCGCGCTGCGACTGAAAACGCTCGCCAAAGCGGGCCAAGCCGTCGCGCTGGCCAAGGGCGGCAAAGGCAAACAGGGACTGGAGTTGGCCGACAAACTGATCAGCGAACTGAACCCCACCGATATCGAAATGTCTGCCAAGATCTACAACGCCCAAGGAGCCAGCTACGAAGCCGCCGGCGATATCGAAGGCGCCATCTTGGCCTACCTGCACACGCACCTGATGTTCTCCGGCCAACCCGACGCCCACGCCACCGCGCTCAGCCGACTCGTCGAACTGTGGCCCAAAGTCGGACGAACCGAACGCGCCGCCGAAGCCCGCCAAGAACTGCAAACCCGCTACCCCGGCTTCGTCAACTGACCCCGTGGGATAGGCTTCCAGCCTGTCGAGGCTGCTCCGGAAAAGGGGCCACTCATATGTGTTGGTGTGCAAGCTTTAGCCGCCCACTGTCGCTGCCTAGCAGCGACCGGGAATCGCCTCACGGCTAAACACCAACGGTTGCCGAATCCCTTGTTACTCTTGTCCGTTCGACAAACGCAACCCAAACACACAAAGCTTACAGAGCACGAGGAAAGGCAAGAACGGCGAATCTTACCGCCCCAGCCTGCGCCGATGAACGATCAAATCCTCAAGCCGCTCGCCGTCACGTTCTATCTGACGCTCGCGGTACTGACCGGCCTTAACTGGCACGACGCTGCCCTCGGCGATGATTCGCCGCTTAATTCAACGCCCCCAACGACCGTCCAAATCGGCGATCAATCGGTCACGTTGGCCGAGCCGACGCTCGGCCCCGATTTGGATGCCGATGCGCAGCAACGCCGGATCACGCCGCTACTGCGGGGACTGAGTTTCAGCCAATTCGCCCGCGATTCAGTCGTCGCACCGGTGCGCATTTACTTGCGATACATCACCAACGATGCCGGCGACCGTTTGGGACACGATGTCCATGTCGTCTTCATCATCCACGAGAGCTTGCAATCGTTTTCGGACCAGGATATTGCTCGGCGACTCAGCGGGGAAGTTGCCGACGAGACTGCCGCAACCTCACCCGATGTGGCCGACGTCCCGGCCGAGACGTTGCAGAGTCTTGGCATCGACGACGCCGGGCCACAGGTCCGCTACCGAAAGCTGGATTTCGAGTTGCTAGACAAGGTTCGATTGACGGGATTGCTGCGGATCGCGCAGCGTTCATCCGCCACGCAAAACCGGATCGACATCTCGCTCGTTGAGGCATTCGACAACCGTTGGCAGGCCACCGATGGACGCGGGGTTGGCGGAGAGTATTCGGGGTTTCGGGGTTGGCTGACAGCGACCTCGCTGGAGGGAATGGACGCCGTGTTCGTCGAAGCGCGTTTTGTGATGGCGGAGCCGGAGCAGTGGTTCGCCGGTTCCAACTACGTCCGCAGCAAGTTGCCACTGGTCCTTCAAGAAGCCGCCCGCAACCTGAGGCGACGGCTAGGGGATCGTTGACGCAGTTCTGTTCTCACTTACTGCCATCATGTTGAATGCAACCAAGAACGGGCAAGCAGAAGCAGACCATGCACGTGAGACGCCGAGTTGAGGTTCTTGACGTGGTGATTCATTCGCGGTGATCGCGTTCGTTGAACTGAATCGAATTGCTTACCGCCCCGACGGTTGACGTGCGGTCGCGGTGGGGTGCAGGAACTCGCTGCGACCCCAGCCGGGGTCGAGGGGAGGATTGGGGGCGTGGTCCGGAGGTGGCGCTGCGCTGACCTCCGGCTACTTGCTGAAATCCCTGCGGGATACCGACGATGCCCGGAGGGCAGGCACAGTGTCTGCCGGCGGTGTAAGCCGCCGGATGAGAGTGCGTTCCGCTGCAGCAGCCCTGGAGGGGCGACAGAGTCCATGCCGCGGCCTCGCCCCGGCGCGCACTGTGTCGGCCTTCCAGGCCTGCGCCGACGTTATACTGAAGTCCGGGCCCTGACGGGCCCGGCAACCACTCTGTCAGCCCGACGGGCTTCGCACCCTGAGATAGTGGACACGACGCGTCGCACGCTGACTCTTGCTCGGCGGGGTGCCGGAACTCGCTGCGACCCCGCCCGGGGTCGAGGGGAGGAGTTAGGGCGTGGTCCGGAGGTGGCGCTGCGCTGACCCCCGGCTACTTGCTGAAATCCCTGCGGGATACCGACGATGCCCGGAGGGCAGGCACAGTGTCTGCCGGCGGTGTAAGCCGCCGGATGAGAGTGCGTTCCGCTGCAGCAGCCCTGGAGGGGCGACAGAGTCCATGCCCCAGCGCGCACTGTCTCGGCCTTCCAGGCCTGCCAGACGTTACACTGGAGTCCGGGCCCTGACGGGCTCGGCAACCACTCTGTCAGCCCGACGGGCTTCGCACCCTGGGTATAGTGGGCCTTACGCGAAACTGCCGCTCCTGATTTCCCGCTGAGTCAGAATTGGATAACTATTCATCTTGGATTGCGTTGCATCTTGGCCGATTCGACCCGCTTGTTTTTCGATGGGGCGTATTCTTATTCGCGATCCAAGGGGCATTACATTTCGCCCTTCTCAGCGCACAACCACTTGGTTTCCCTCCCATTCCCGATGACTTGTTACTGATTGCAACGGTCGGCTCTCTCTTTGGCGTCCCGTTTGTTTACTTCTTGCCAACGGCCAAGGCCGACGGCATGGCAAAACACTGGAGAGTTCCCAAACGCACACTTATACTGTCGCGACCGCTAGCCCGCTTGATTTGCTCAGGAGTTGTGGGGATTGCAATCGGCGGCGCTATTGTTGCCCCGTTCGTCGAACTGACATTGTTGCCGATCATCATTGCCCACATTCTCATGGCAGTCGCTGTGATCATAGCGATGCGACGGCGGTTCGCGTGTCACCCATGTACTGAATGGACGATGCCACCTCCTGGGTACCAGCTCTACATGCCGCTCGTACGTGGCACAAGGCCGGACGCGTGACCAACGGATTCACACGGAGTGACGAAGTCGGCGTCAGCCGATAACACGATTTCGTTCGCCGCGGCCCGATCAACCGTGGACATTCGCCCGACGTAAACTCGTTCACAACCGGAGTCTCACTTTGAACCGCAGCTACCTTCGTTTCTCGATTGCTTTCATGCTGTTTGCTTGCCTTTGCATCGCGGGTTTCCTTGCCGGCAACCGTGTCGGATTCCGAGCAGGATACGCGTCTGGTCAGGCGAAACGCAAGTCAGAGGATCCTTATCCAAAATTTTACGAAGTCGGTGATCTCCTCCGGTCCACCGGCAAAGATGCCGAAGCCGCCGCAGACCAACTGGACTACGGGCAGCCATTCAAACGTCAGTGTTTCCCGGCGAATGGGAATCCCTGGGCGGCTCATGCTGCATTGGCGTGTTTCCACACGTGGAAGCGATCTACGTCAATGCGACTTCTGGTGTTCAAGACGGAGTGGCGAACTTCCTGGCGGATCTATCCTTTGTCAAGCTTGCGGTTGTCGAAGCGCAAGCCAAACGGCAAGACATGCGACGACGACGAGAGGAGCGTCTCAAAAGTATTTTGAAACCGGTATCCGAGAAGCTCGAGGAAGACTTAACACTGATCAGCCCTGACGTTGATCTTCTCGGTATCTGGGACGTTCAACGAAAGAGTTCAGACGGAAGGATTGAATCCGCACAATGGGACTTCATTGATGCGGACACAGTCCAAGTCCCCAGACCGGATGATGGGAGCAAATCGATGCCGCAGTGGTACCTTGTTGCCGCTGGGTCGGTTGTGGTTTCAGGTAAGCCGTACGTCGCAGCGGAAACGAAAGGGGATTCGCTGGTGTTGATACCAACCGATCAGCCACTCAACTTTATGGTTGCGACTCGAAAGAATGGAGAGCCATGACATGAACCGTTCTAATCAGCTATGCTGACCGGCCCACCTTTGGGGGCGTCAAAGTCCTGACGCCCGATCGTTTCTCATTCCTCCTGCGCGGATCGATCGCCATTCGTTCTGCCTCACGTCGATGCTCCAACTCCTTCACGCCATTGTCAGTCATCCGGCGAATCACAACGCACGCGTCAAAGCACTGATGCGCGCCGTCCGCTGGCAGTTTTCAAAGCGACTGACAGGACGTCCACGTGACCTTTCCTACCACGGAAAGATTCTGCGTTGCCATCCGACGAACCATTCCGCATCGCGTGCCATCTATTTTTCCGGTTTGCCCGATTACCGCGAGATGCGATTCATCCTCGACTACCTTCGCCCCGGTGACACCTTTGTCGACGCGGGAGCAAACGTCGGACTCTACACACTTTTGGCTCTGTCGGTCGTCGGCGACAGCGGTCATGTCCATGCGTTTGAGCCGAATCCCCAGGTCGCCGCAATGTTGCGTGAATCGCTCGCACTCAATGCCGCGGATAATGTCACCGTACATGAGATCGGGCTCGCCGACGTCGAAGGGTCGGCTGCTTTTTCCGCAGACGGCGATGACTGTACGTCACACATCGTCGGCTCTTCGACTACCACGGACACTCAAATTCCAATTGGGCGATTGGATCGGATCCTCGACGACATTCCGTACGCAATGATGAAGTTCGACATCGAGGGTTACGAACCGTTTGCGATCAGAGGTGCCTCAGAATGGACCAAGAGCCATAACCCTCCCGTCATGCTGATCGAAATGGCTGGGTATTCCAAACGCCACGGCATCAGTACCTCCGAATTTATCGAGGAGTTGGAGCGAATCGGCTATGTCACGGCGATCTACAATCCGAACGGGCACGAGCTCCAGCCGACCAAAAAACCTTGGGAAGTCCCGATTGATAATGTGTTGGCAATCGCGGATGACCGATTCGCATTTGTCGAAAATCGTCTTCGTCAGCAGACGGCATAGCAAATACAGCCAACCGACTTGCCCCAGCGATCGCTGCCGGTTGTTCGGTCGGTCTCTGGAGTCTCCATTTTTCCCGGAAGCTGCGCTCGGCGGGGTGCCGGGATTCGCTGCGCATTCGTCCGGGACCGGAGGGAGAATCGGGGGCGTCGATTGTCTCAGGACCGTCGGAAGAATAGGTGGCGGGGATTGATTGCGAAATAGGCTTCCAGCCTGTCGTTTTCGCCATGACAGGCTGGAAGCCTATCCCACTGATTCTTCCGCCGGCCCTCTCTGGCGTTTGCTTGCTGCGCAAACGTCGTCTCTCCCAGAGGGAGAGAAACTAAATGGGTTGCGAAGGCTGCAGCAAAAAAATTGACGTCCTGACGGGCCCGGCAACCACTCTGTCAGCCCGCCGGGCTTGAACGACTCGCCTTCTGCGAGATCGCGGGCGGACAAGGCTGGTAGGTGGAGCTTCAGGACAGATCGTTGGATCAGCGACTTCCTTTGACGATCACGTTGGTGGTTCCGTTTTGCAAATCCGCCAACCAACGCGCACAAGACTGCGTCCATTGGGCGAACGGGCCTCCGATCTCACGTAGCCCCTTGCCATGGCCGCCGCTGGCGTAGACGTGCAATTCTGCCGGCACCTTGGCACGTTGCAGATGCAGCAGGTAGTGCAACGAATCGGGCGCGAACCGATCATCCGCCGCGACCGCCAAATAGATCGGCGGGTAATCGTTGCTTGATTTCAGGCGTTGAATCAATGGATCCAGGCCATCAGCCGTGTCGTCGGCGGTCAGGTAGGCGGGATAAATCAGAATCGCGAAATCGGGATTGGCACGAACTGCATCGATGGAATCGCCGGGCGGGTAACTTTGCCGGTCAGAAAGATGCACGGTCAAGGTCGCCAAGTTGCCGCCGGCAGAGAACCCGAGGACCCCGATTTGTTGCGGGTCGACGTTGAACGAATCTGCCCGGCTGCGCACCAGCCGGATCGCCCGCTGTGCGTCCTGCAATGCGACGGCGTGTTTGTCCATTCCTTCGCGACGCGGGACGCGGTACTTGGTAACAAACGCAGTGATGCCTTGGTCGCACAGCCACTGAGCGATCTGAGTGCCTTCGTGTTCGGCCGCCAAGGCGTTGTAGGCCCCGCCGGGAAAGAGGATCACAGCCCGACCGTCGGGGCGTTCCGGCCGCCAAACGTGGATCGTCGGGCGCGAGACGTTGGTGATGCGAACCAGCCCATCGGGCCGCTGGGGCAGCTCTTCACTTAGCTCTGCACCGGGATCATCGGCCCGTTTGCCGTCACCCGGCCAGAGCGAAATGATTTCCGGTGCCGGCTTGCGGAGCGCCGCCAGTTGCCGGTCGCCGGCGGTCCAATCCGCGGAGGGTGTCACCGGTTCGATTTCCGCCGCAGCCGATTTTGCCACATCACCCGAGACGGGATTTCGTTTCAAAAACGTGGCTTGCAGGCGATCGAGAAACGCATTGCTCTGTTGCTGCATGGTTTCGGTGAACATCCCATGATCCTTCAAAAACCGGGCGGCCGGACGGACAAATTCCATCAACGGATACTTGTCAAAACAGCCGCCGTGGCCGCCGTCGGGATACACGTGAAGCTCCGCCGGTACCTTCGCCTGTCTCAGCCGCAACATCGTGTTCACGGCCCCAAACGTGAATTTGTCGCTTCGCGTGACCGTCATCAACGTCGGCGGCGTCCGTTCGGGGCTCAATCGGTCCAGGTGTAAGCTTGGGTCGGCGGTCAACGAACCCGTCGGCTGAGTCAGGTAGGCCGGATACATCAAAAC
Encoded here:
- a CDS encoding alpha/beta hydrolase, which encodes MLRILFLSLLLTPLVVCQRSHADSPGEQAMQQLLDRDAVVIPLWPDDGGPPNQTQPVAAETVADSKSGKPAIGNVTKPSMVLFAPPPGVEATGTTILFAPGGAYGRLSLPNAVDVCHWAGAIGAHCAVLKYRVPRAADDPGHRVPLSDAQRAVRLLRTGAADLGIDGNKIIMIGSSAGGHLAFNLANNHDESTYPAQDAADQHSARPDAVVLMYPAYLTQPTGSLTADPSLHLDRLSPERTPPTLMTVTRSDKFTFGAVNTMLRLRQAKVPAELHVYPDGGHGGCFDKYPLMEFVRPAARFLKDHGMFTETMQQQSNAFLDRLQATFLKRNPVSGDVAKSAAAEIEPVTPSADWTAGDRQLAALRKPAPEIISLWPGDGKRADDPGAELSEELPQRPDGLVRITNVSRPTIHVWRPERPDGRAVILFPGGAYNALAAEHEGTQIAQWLCDQGITAFVTKYRVPRREGMDKHAVALQDAQRAIRLVRSRADSFNVDPQQIGVLGFSAGGNLATLTVHLSDRQSYPPGDSIDAVRANPDFAILIYPAYLTADDTADGLDPLIQRLKSSNDYPPIYLAVAADDRFAPDSLHYLLHLQRAKVPAELHVYASGGHGKGLREIGGPFAQWTQSCARWLADLQNGTTNVIVKGSR
- a CDS encoding tetratricopeptide repeat protein; the protein is MTNLMRHSRPKSCFHRPSNPIGRLSVVAACLLFALAMTQDVRGEGEPAEAFVKQLRNVGYFDTAISYLDRAEKLPGVDPSFVAAIPLEKAQTYIETALNSRNPDDRDKAFADAEASLQEFLTRESHPRQSEARLQLGKLQMIRAAQLLAGDPVETEKRQARESYLAAAKTFDGIVSDLRGKLESMRGQKIDPEKDPDAAALRDQYRFEFLQSQLNAADAIKLAAKTHAEPAKDGKKQLQDAVKRFEELNKKYATYSPGAIALSHLGDLNEILGKSDAALDNYLRMLEEPAVDQLREAKFTSAAGVIRLKLAADPPAYQEAIDRTANWVKEIRPNEESLPVVQEFRIQLAKAYLAKAADDSLKKGEIGRAKSEGRDLLRAASKVPGPHVEQAKAMLADLGIEQEAETLPTAEPPSSFDDAMEKATQVLNVTSDLEEALKVIQAQKQTPQLKQQIDDIQKQIDESYRIGVQVLRGGLAMVTPDTNIESLNQARQILAYFLYQSKRLRETVVVGNFLARHAPGTELGLKGGLMALTSMQLLLAEVPDDANEGLIRQLESLGNFLAKTWPDDPNAAAAQGLQIRLLLKKDDFDGAQQLIDQMAAGNERASFKRLLGQLLWNQSIVARTQESDDAKSERLLDRAKQNLQSGLDEIEGNLIEVEGMQAATVLAKIHLMQQDSAAALKVLDHPKYGPLEWITKLGKQSESFAGELYSTELKALVGQMLESDTPESYLDRMTATMEKLRKAYQGEESQTRLTQTYMRLANDLKSQLDTATPARKTKLIEAFRVMLQRISDATNDNATLRWVGQTLMSMGEASMEQGQVKATGQAKDLLNQAVATFKALPDQDNPTTAYLLGLSQRLVGEYKDSIDTFDKLLKQKPLMLEAQVEAAQAYESWAGSLPPNIAYKAYRAALEGARPGKDKKNVIWGWAEISSKTSKMINRNENFKEKFFESRYHVALCLYLMGKAGKRDDDTKKAIKVIREAATLFPDLGGPKRRAEYDALMKEAQRSVGQNPVGIAKPQPQPN
- a CDS encoding FkbM family methyltransferase; protein product: MLQLLHAIVSHPANHNARVKALMRAVRWQFSKRLTGRPRDLSYHGKILRCHPTNHSASRAIYFSGLPDYREMRFILDYLRPGDTFVDAGANVGLYTLLALSVVGDSGHVHAFEPNPQVAAMLRESLALNAADNVTVHEIGLADVEGSAAFSADGDDCTSHIVGSSTTTDTQIPIGRLDRILDDIPYAMMKFDIEGYEPFAIRGASEWTKSHNPPVMLIEMAGYSKRHGISTSEFIEELERIGYVTAIYNPNGHELQPTKKPWEVPIDNVLAIADDRFAFVENRLRQQTA